From Candidatus Pedobacter colombiensis, one genomic window encodes:
- a CDS encoding TonB-dependent receptor, whose amino-acid sequence MMSLKRVALPVILSSTFSILSVHAQQPIKLKGDTINKLNEVVVKENRLQLPFSKQNRNIWIIDREKIKTLPARSISELLSYVSGVDVRQRGPGGLQADISIDGGTFDQSLVLINGIKVSDPQTGHNMMNLPINMDDIDHIEVLRGSASRVYGINALTGAINIVTRNPAQSGVLANLFAGSSFKNNASGDKYYNYGVRASGNLVLNGSSHLLSAGQEAGNGYRYNTAFNNQKVYYQGKYAIGKTDVIDVLGGYISNNFGANAFYSSPGDKESEETVKTALASIAYTTKLSENWTIVPRISYRNNVDDYLYIKQTPDKFHNLHKTNVFDAELNNTIQTKIGTFGLGFEARTERINSTNLGKRNRNNAGMFAEYKFEPVARLLVNAGVYTNYNSDYGWQVFPGLDAGYNFYGNWRVFANVGTGQRLPTYTDLYYKGPTNIGNDQLRPEKSQYAEGGLKFNNEHLALNASYFVRKIDNFIDWVKTLQTDPWQPQNFSRVDTKGFTLSADYTLMPAIQSALGNVRLGASYTNLNPSFKKTLVTAVFSRYALESLRNQLSGTISADFYKLFSLTVTSRYNERINYKDYVVMDARIAFKQKHYSIYADGANLFNVQYIEAGAVPMPGSWFTLGVKAAITK is encoded by the coding sequence ATGATGTCTTTAAAACGTGTTGCTCTCCCTGTAATTCTGTCCTCAACGTTCTCAATATTATCTGTTCATGCACAACAGCCCATTAAATTAAAAGGGGATACCATTAATAAACTGAATGAAGTCGTTGTAAAAGAAAATAGGCTTCAGTTACCTTTTTCTAAACAAAATAGAAACATTTGGATTATTGACCGGGAGAAAATTAAAACGTTGCCTGCCCGATCAATTAGTGAGCTATTGAGTTATGTGTCCGGTGTGGATGTTCGTCAACGTGGACCCGGTGGTTTGCAGGCAGATATCAGCATAGATGGCGGTACATTTGATCAATCCTTAGTTTTGATTAATGGAATTAAGGTCTCTGATCCACAAACAGGGCATAACATGATGAATTTGCCGATCAATATGGATGACATAGATCATATTGAAGTTTTACGAGGATCGGCATCGAGGGTTTACGGCATTAATGCTTTAACAGGTGCTATCAATATTGTAACACGTAATCCTGCACAAAGCGGCGTTTTGGCAAATTTATTTGCAGGAAGCAGTTTTAAGAATAACGCATCCGGAGATAAATATTATAATTATGGGGTACGTGCCAGTGGCAATTTAGTACTCAACGGATCGAGCCATTTATTATCAGCAGGTCAGGAAGCAGGCAATGGTTACCGATACAATACGGCTTTTAACAATCAAAAGGTTTATTACCAGGGGAAATATGCGATAGGGAAAACGGATGTAATTGATGTTCTTGGTGGGTATATCTCCAATAATTTTGGTGCCAATGCTTTTTACTCTTCACCAGGTGATAAGGAATCCGAAGAAACAGTAAAAACTGCGCTAGCTTCGATTGCCTATACGACTAAATTAAGTGAAAACTGGACAATCGTACCAAGAATCAGTTACAGGAATAATGTAGATGATTATTTATATATCAAACAAACGCCAGATAAGTTCCATAATCTGCACAAAACTAATGTGTTTGATGCGGAACTGAACAATACCATACAGACTAAAATAGGAACCTTTGGGCTGGGCTTCGAAGCCAGAACAGAGCGTATTAATAGTACAAATCTGGGCAAAAGAAACCGTAATAACGCAGGTATGTTTGCAGAGTATAAATTTGAGCCTGTGGCACGCTTATTAGTTAATGCAGGTGTGTATACCAATTACAACTCAGATTATGGTTGGCAGGTTTTCCCCGGGTTAGATGCAGGCTATAATTTTTATGGCAACTGGCGGGTGTTTGCAAACGTGGGTACAGGACAGCGCTTACCAACTTATACAGACTTGTACTATAAAGGGCCAACAAATATTGGTAACGATCAGCTAAGGCCAGAGAAATCGCAATACGCAGAAGGTGGACTAAAGTTTAACAATGAACATCTGGCATTGAATGCCAGTTATTTTGTTCGTAAGATAGACAATTTCATAGATTGGGTAAAAACGTTGCAGACTGACCCTTGGCAGCCTCAAAATTTTAGCAGGGTTGATACCAAAGGCTTTACCTTAAGTGCAGATTATACGTTAATGCCAGCTATACAAAGTGCATTGGGCAATGTTAGGCTTGGTGCTTCATACACTAATTTAAACCCAAGTTTTAAAAAGACTTTGGTAACAGCGGTTTTCTCACGCTATGCTTTAGAGAGTTTAAGGAACCAGTTGAGTGGTACAATAAGTGCTGATTTTTATAAGCTATTTTCTTTAACAGTAACTAGTCGTTACAATGAACGTATCAATTATAAGGATTACGTGGTAATGGATGCTAGAATAGCTTTTAAACAAAAGCATTACAGTATTTACGCTGATGGTGCAAACCTTTTTAATGTGCAGTATATTGAAGCAGGGGCAGTGCCGATGCCGGGCTCATGGTTTACATTAGGGGTTAAGGCCGCCATTACAAAATAA
- a CDS encoding cold shock domain-containing protein produces the protein MQQGTVKFFNETKGFGFIIPANGDAEIFVHSSGLIDSIRENDSVSYDIEQGKKGLNAINVKIS, from the coding sequence ATGCAACAAGGAACAGTAAAATTCTTCAATGAGACAAAAGGTTTTGGATTTATCATCCCTGCTAATGGTGATGCCGAAATTTTTGTTCATTCTTCTGGCTTAATAGATAGTATTCGTGAGAATGATTCTGTTAGTTATGACATCGAGCAAGGTAAAAAAGGCTTGAACGCAATTAATGTTAAGATTAGCTAA
- a CDS encoding T9SS type A sorting domain-containing protein: MKKHLFTYAMLAVSSTASAQQLSRSVTATTGSGVVLNKTIIQYTVGEVVVATLQNSSVLLTQGFQQPEVAGNNAIPDPILVTGFIVFPNPANSQTKLEFDLLEDTQVNIQLVNNAGQTLKNIAINMLAGKVRYPLPLTGFAPGLYYVVVKAGNKNYSEKLVIQ; the protein is encoded by the coding sequence ATGAAAAAACATCTATTTACTTATGCTATGCTGGCGGTCAGCAGTACAGCTTCCGCTCAGCAACTATCCCGATCCGTTACAGCTACCACTGGATCAGGAGTTGTCCTCAACAAAACCATTATTCAGTATACTGTTGGTGAAGTTGTTGTTGCTACACTCCAAAATTCATCGGTATTACTTACCCAGGGTTTCCAACAGCCCGAAGTAGCAGGGAATAATGCTATACCGGACCCCATTTTGGTAACAGGCTTTATAGTATTTCCCAATCCGGCAAATAGCCAAACCAAATTGGAGTTTGATTTACTGGAAGACACTCAGGTGAATATTCAGCTGGTTAATAATGCCGGGCAAACGCTTAAAAATATTGCAATAAATATGCTTGCCGGAAAAGTTCGTTATCCACTACCCTTGACTGGTTTTGCCCCAGGTTTATACTATGTGGTGGTCAAAGCAGGGAATAAAAATTATAGCGAAAAATTGGTCATACAATAA
- a CDS encoding DUF1080 domain-containing protein has protein sequence MKPTLTTTLLIGVLCLTGSLSFAQTKDLFNGKDLTGWHSDVPDKDKNPDIKPSFIVRNDMLVSMGDPRGHLITDANYKNYRIEVQYRFSAKPGNCGVLVHASTPRALYNMFPKSIEVQMQHKNAGDFWCIEEDITVPDMEARRGPKESWGVNGNKQRRIKKLADSLEKPVGKWNKMVVECLDDKVKVWVNDKLANYGTNCTAQSGQIALQAEGSEVEFRKIVLKPIKKLSKD, from the coding sequence ATGAAACCAACGCTAACGACCACATTACTAATAGGAGTCCTGTGTTTAACAGGTTCTTTATCCTTTGCCCAAACCAAGGATTTATTTAATGGAAAAGATTTAACAGGATGGCATAGTGATGTGCCTGATAAAGATAAAAACCCTGATATTAAACCCTCATTTATTGTACGCAATGACATGCTGGTTAGCATGGGCGATCCTCGAGGTCACCTGATTACTGATGCAAACTATAAAAACTACCGCATAGAAGTTCAGTATCGTTTTTCGGCAAAACCGGGAAATTGCGGGGTATTGGTACACGCATCCACACCAAGGGCGCTTTATAATATGTTCCCAAAATCAATAGAAGTACAAATGCAACATAAAAATGCCGGTGATTTTTGGTGTATTGAAGAAGACATTACAGTACCTGATATGGAAGCCAGACGTGGTCCAAAAGAAAGCTGGGGAGTAAACGGCAATAAACAACGTCGGATAAAGAAGCTAGCTGATAGTTTGGAAAAACCTGTTGGCAAATGGAATAAAATGGTAGTAGAGTGTCTGGACGATAAAGTGAAAGTTTGGGTAAACGATAAACTGGCAAATTATGGCACGAACTGTACAGCTCAAAGTGGACAAATAGCATTGCAAGCAGAAGGTTCGGAAGTAGAATTTAGGAAGATTGTACTTAAACCGATTAAGAAATTAAGCAAAGACTAA